AGACTTTACTGGTGCTTGGGGTAATTCGAATTTTGAGGTGGCTTTCGTCAATCCTGTTGGTAGATCTGGTGGCATTGTAAGCATGTGGGACCCGATGATTTTTGTTAGGTCTCATATTTTCTCTTCCAGAAACTATTTGGCAATATATGGGAATTGGAATGGTATTCCAGGTACAACAACTCTTATGAATGTTTATGGCCCTCAATCAGTATGTGATAAAAGAAAGCTATGGGAGGacttattaaaactcaaaagaagTATTAATGGTATTTGGATTTTCTTCGGTGATTTCAATGCAGTGAGATACGATTTCGAGCGGTTCAATTCAAGATTTTGTCGAGCTACTGCTAGAGATTTCAACAAATTTATAGTAGACGCGGGTCTCCAGGAGTTCAACCTTGGTGGTAAAAAATTTACGTATCTTTGTGATGATGGGCTAAAACTCAACAAGCTTGATCGTTACCTAGTCTGCTCTAATTTCATCGCTCACCAACCTCTTACCATAGTTATTGTTCTACCCCGTGAACATTCCGATCACACTCCTTTGATCCTAAAGCCTTCAAATCAAGATTTTGGACCCACTCCATGTAGGTTCTTCAATTCATGGATACATAAAGATGGTTTCGAACACACCTTTACACAAGCATATAACTCGTTTAGGGGCTTCGGAGCACCTGACATGTACCTTAAAGCAAAATTAAAATTTGTCAAGAAGAAAATTATTAACTGGCGAAAGTCCGAATCGGATGTTGAATCTACGATGTTAACACAAATCAAGAAGAAGGTGGAGCACCTGGAAATGATTGTCGAATCCAGATGCCTAACAGATGCTGAAATTAAAGATCGTATAGCTTATAAATCCAAAATTGCCGAATTGGAAAATTTTCTAAGCAAGATTTACAACAAAAGCAAAAATAAAATGGTTGGTGGATGGTGATGAGAACTCACATTTCTTCCATGGAGCTTTGAAGAGCAAAAATAGGAAGAACAGATTGCATGGCTTGATCATAAATGGAACATGGAACACTGAACCGGTGGAGATTAAGAAGGAGATACACAGATTTTTTGAAGATAAATTTAAAGATAGGTGGCCAATTAGACCAAAGTTACTATGTCAGGGTTTTAAAATGATTTCTCAGTCAGAGTCTGAATGCCTCGAGTCCCCGTTTAAGACTGAGGAAATTAAAAATGCTATATGGAGTTGTGGTGGCGACAAATCCCCAGGTCCTGACGGGTAAACCTTTAATGTACTGAAAAAGCAATGGGAGTTAATGAAGCATGATATCATTCAGTTTGTGCTCCACTTTAAAAGACATGACACCTTCTCTTTCGGTTGCAATGCATCATTCATCACACTTATACCGAAAATTAAAGATCCATTGCTTCTCGGAGATTATAGACCTATCAACCTTATTGGTTGTATGTATAAGATAGTGTCCAAAATTCTTGCATCAAGATTGAAACAGGTGGTGGGATCTGTTGTCGGGGAGGTACAGTCAGCATACATTGAGGGGAGGCATATATTGGAGGGTCCATTAATGGTCAACGAAGTCTACTCTTGGGCAAAGAACACAAAAGAGAAATTGTTTATGCTCAAAATCGACTTCGAAAAAGCTTTTGACTCGATAAACTGGTCCTACTTGGACTCTATGATGGAACAGATGGGTTTCAGCAACAAATGGCGTTTGTGGATTCAGGGGTGTCTTAAAACCTCCAGAGCATATGTGCTGGTTAATGGTTCTCCAACCGACAAATTTGAAATCACCAAAGGCGTTAGGCAGGTAGACCCGCTCTCATCTTTTCTCTTTATAATCGCTATGGAGGGTCTCAATCAAGCCATCAACAGTGCAATAGAAAAGAAACTCATAGCCGGCATCACACTACCCAACAACGGACCTTCAATCTCGCATCTATTTTATGCAGACAATGCTATTTTTATGGGCAAATGGGATGCTGACACCATAAAAAAATCTAGCAAGAATTCTGAAATGTTTTCATATTAGCTCAGGCCTAAAGGTAAACTTTCAAAAATCACGATTATTTGGTATTGGTGTCTCGGATATTAACCTTCAACGTCAAGCACAAGTTCTAGGTTGTATTCAATGAGAGTTTCCATTCAACTATCTTGGTGTGCCCGTGGGGGCAAATATGTCATTAAAGAAACACTGGAGACCAATAATCGAAAAGTTTCAGTCACGACTATCAGTTTGGAAAGCAAAAACCTTATCTTTCGGTGGCCGTCTCACATTAATCAAATATGTACTCAATAGTTTACCCACTTATTACTTCTCCCTTTTTAAAGCACCTGAGGGGATCATTGATGGATTGGAAAAACTTCGTAGACGATTTTTGTGGGGTGGTGATGATTTGAAATCTAAGATACATTGGGTTTCATGGTCAAATGTAGTGGCTGACAAAGTTGATGGAGGTTTGGGAGTAGGGACCTTGAAGGCACAAAACCTTGCATTGCTAATTAAATGGAGGTGGAAAACTAGGACTGGAGATTCCTGTTTGTGGAAAAAGTGCATTAATGCTATACACAACTTAGCCAAGAAACCGGTCACTGTTATTGCAAAGAAATCATCCAATGGTACCTGGTGTAATATCGCTAAAGCTATTAAGTCCCTTCCTACATTTGATGTGAATCACCATGAGTTATTCACTTTAATTCCAGCTTCCAAAAATAGTTTTTTGTTTTGGAAAGATAGGTGGTATGGTGAATTGACACTCCAAGAGCGTTTTCCTAGACTGTACAATCTAGAAAAAGTCAAATTATGCTCAATTGTGGATCGAATTCAAACGAATGGTTTCAATTGGAAATGGAAAGTGCAACAAATGGATGATGAGACGTTGATTGATTTGGACGAAATATGCTCCCTACTTAGTAATACCTGCATGATTCCTGTCAACAATGGTTTCCAATTCACCTTAAACTCGGATGGGAATTATACGGTTAACACTTTAAGGAGACTGTTAGATTCAAAATCAACAGTCTCACAACATGATGTTCGTATTGATTGGTCTAAGGTGGTTACGCTAAAGATTAGATGTTTCATTTAGAGAGCAATGAAAGATAAGATTCCAGTGGCCTCAAACTTGGAAGTTAGAGGTGTCAAAATGCAATCAATTCACGTGTCCGATGTGTAGCACTGAACGAGAAACTAGCGATCACCTGCAAATAAAATGTAAAGTGGCGAAGGAGGCACAGGAATGGATCTTCAAATGGTGTCAGATATCTGCCCCTCAATTCAACAACGTGACATAGTTCTTACACTTTGTGGCAAATTGGGATAATTGTCCACGGAAAAAGGAACGACTGAATGCAGTAGCATATGCACTCTTATGGTTCATCTGGATGACTAGAAACAACAACGTGTTTAAACAAACAAGGATGTGGCCGACACAAATTGCGGATGAGGTGATCTCCCAAACATATATGTGGTACAAATATAGAACTACTCAGGTGTTGAATAGGTGGATAGATCGAAGTATATCTCTATTTTCTTAACTTTTTGTATTACGATCTTGTCTTGTTTTGTATTTGCTCGTGTTTTTAGCTACTTGCTAAGCATGAGACCCCATTCTATATTAGAATATATTTGCCGTTTCCAAAAATTAGGAGAATTTagttattttttacttttattttttcttaataaATGCATCAAAAATAGCTATTTCATTATTTCCTATTTAAGTTATAGCCTATAGAGTTGTTACGGAATCGGGTTAAGCCACATGCGAGCCAAAGAGGCAACTCACGCACTCACGGTCTATTCATGATTTTTTGCAACTATCTTCCCGCGCTCATTTTAAACAGCAGAAAGAAGCATACGCTTTTTGGGAAAGTCCTAACCTAGGGTTTTACAGCACAAAATTCCCAATCGCAACTGCTCACCATGGAAATGACAACGAGTACTCCAATGGAGATCTCCGTTCAAATTGTCACCAATGGAGACGCCCCTCACGAACAGACGGACGCCGTCCCTGATTCCGCAGTAGATTCTTCCCCACCACCGGCTGTGGCGGAAGACAAAATCCTCATTTCAGGTATTATGAACTCTAAAAAGGCGTATGTAACACCTATTAGACTTGTGTATGATCGATAGCAGCTCGTCAGCTTCAGCAGTTGCCTGCAGCTAGCTTCAGTGGTTGATGAATTTAAGTTAGTTAGTCAGTTTCTATGTTTTTCCTATAAACTCTTCTTAATAGCTGGCAGTTGATTTAACGCATCCAGTTTTCATCTTCTTCAAATGCTCTCTGTTGTCATTCTGTTCATGTTCTAGTAGCGCACCTAATTATAGACGGTGTTGTACATTTGATGTTTTTGAGATTACAGAAGCTGAAGTTTTGTAATTGTTGTAGTTGAAGTTTGCTTGAAGCCTTCTAGCACAGCTCGAACGGAGGATGTGAAATTAGCTGTTGAAAGGTAATTGCTTTCATGAACTGCATATATCTGTATTCTAGAGATACAAATGTATTTACTATATGCAAAAAAACGATTACTAGTACCTTAAAGTTGAGCAAATTCTTCCTTTCTACTCCCCCATCTTTGAAAAATAGCCCACTTACAATATTGTTTGAATGTTAATGAAAACTATTCCTGATTAAATACAATCAAAGACTATTTATGCAATCATTAGATTGTAATTCAGCAACATCAAGTTTTCCCTAAGATTAATTTATAAAGCAACTTTTGTAAGAAAAAGAAAGTTTGAAGTCTATTTTTGGGGATCTAAAGGGAATTATTGGCATATGCAAATGCAACTTCAGTGCTGTGAACTAGTAGAACTAAAATCTCCAGCTTTTTTATTTTGTTCAGAATGCTGGAAAATAGGAATTTAAGCTATATTGATGGTCCAATCGATATACCTCAGGATGACACCTTTTTGAAAGACAATGTGCAAAGAATATGTATTTGTGACACAGGTATATGTTTTACCCTGTATTCAAACTACCATCATTGGAAAATGGTATGCTATAATTTAATCACCTAATTGTTTTTATGTATAATAATGTCCTCAATATCATTTATTTATCTTTTTGGCAGAGGAACGGGTCACAAACCATGGTATTTTGTTGTTTTGGCAAGTCAAACCTCTTGTGCATGTCTTTCAGGTAATTTGATATTCTGTTTGTTGTATATGTTTATGCAATATGGTTTATATTTGCAACTTATTACTTACAACATGTTTATACTCATTTAGTTACTTTTCATTCATGATTATTTGGATATATTGTTGTTGCTTATTCAGCTTAGTGAAGAGGGACCTTGTGAAGATTTAGATGGGGATAACCAACTTTCCAGCTTTAGTGAATGGATGCTTCCTGCAAAGGACTTTGATGGCATGTGGGAAAGGTTAGAATTCATGAATCATgacttattttaatatatttataatagaaTGATTTGAATTAAAGCTGATAAAAGATTTGATTCTGCAGCTTAGTTTATGAATCTGGTCTCAAGCAACGCTTACTAAAATATGCAGCAAGTGCTTTACTTTTCACTGAAAAGGGTGTTGACCCTTTACTTGTATCATGGAACCGGTAAGTTTTGGAATTGAAAACAAAACACaacatggaatggaatggaatctcAAATTCCGATTCCACTGGAATCCATGAAACAAATACACCTTGACTCTAATGGCATTGTTATAACTTTTGCAGTATCATTCTTCTACATGGTCCTCCAGGAACAGGCAAAACATCATTATGCAAAGCCCTAGCACAGAAACTGTCAATACGTTTTAGCTCCAGGTCTGTGTCTTTTTCCATTCCCATCAATCACTGattccattccttttattcactaaaacaaacttttatttatttcctGCAATTAAAACAGATATCCACATAGTCAGCTCGTGGAAGTCAATGCACATTCATTGTTCAGTAAATGGTTTTCTGAAAGTGGCAAATTGGTAAATTCACAGCTTTATTTTATCTCAGATTAGCTCATAATCTCATTATATCTGACTTGTACACATGTTTTCAGGTTGCcaaactttttcagaaaattcaagAAATGGTGGAGGAAGACAACACTCTGGTATTCGTTTTGATTGGTGAGAAGTGTGTGATTGTGTATTAAATTAAAttcttactttttttttaatcattgaagaaaaaaaaatactaatagCTTGATAATATTGTGCAGATGAAGTTGAAAGCCTAGCAGCAGCAAGAAAAGCTGCTTTATCTGGCTCAGAACCTTCAGATTCTATAAGGGTAATTaacattttctcaaaaaaaaaaaaaaaaaaattctaacctttttgtttttaaataataaaataccaAATCGGATATTTGTTTATTAGGTGGTTAATGCTCTACTGACTCAAATGGACAAATTAAAGTCCTCACCAAATGTCATCATTCTCACCACATCCAACATAACAGCTGCTAtcggtatgttttttttttcttcacaaaaaaaaaaaccttaaaatcCCCAAAAATGTCATCATTTTGTCTCATTTTTCATTTCTTGTAGATATTGCATTTGTTGATCGAGCCGATATAAAAGCATACGTGGGCCCACCTACTCTACAAGCACGATATGAAATACTAAGATCCTGTTTTCAGGAGCTTTTAAGAACCGGAATTTTGTCCACTTCTCaggtataaaaaaaattataaatttattcGTTTCCTGAAATACTTAATTAATTAAAGAATTTGCATTTACACATAGGATGATGACAATGAGTTAATTCTTCCGAATTATGCTTCTTTAAAAGACAAGCTAAATTCAGCAACACCACAAGGCTCTGAATACCACTTGAACATATGGAGGCATTTGATGGAAGCTGCTGAAGCATGTGAAGTGAGAAAAAACAAAAATCTATTTCTTTCGTAATTTAAATAAAAgtaattattaatttatatttatttatattcaggGATTGAGTGGAAGATCATTAAGGAAGCTTCCATTTTTGGCTCATGCGAATGGTGAATGTGATGACCTCACAAAGTTCTTGCAAACAATGATCAGCACTATCAACAGGGAGCGATCTGAGATACCTGATTAAGTGCGTCTGTTTACTTTCAGACACTTTGTGAAATATGGATTGCTTTTGCTTTCTTCAGTGCTGAATCTATTGAGTTTGTGAATATAGCATAGGCACtttatttcattaaaaaaaaaaaaaaaacttgaactaATATACCTACAATATATTCTTCATCTCAATCTTCAAAAATATAGAATGTTATAATAAGAAAAGTAAAGATTAAATATTATAATGAAAAAagaaagaataaaaatatttgtaTTTTTCGTGGTTAAGATTATAATATATCTACGCCCACTTCATAAAAGACAAAGAATATAGTAAAGAACAATGCAAAGAAGTAGACCCTCATGATATTGTTGAACAACACTTTTTGAAAGAATAATAAAGAAAGCCTTAAAGGTTAAGAAACCtaaaaatgaaagatgtaaaaggTTGATAATACAATATTCTTTCTTAGCCTCAATAATGACATTCAATTTGTATAATGTGGAGAGAATTTAGGTGTCACTAAATTGATGATGACACATATAATAACAATTTAACCAATAATAGCAAGTGTTATAGCACGACTTAGTCACCATCTTAAACCGATGTGTTCGACCTATCCCTACTTTTTAATTTGTGGTTAGGTTTGTTGCTTGTCATAGATATTATAATATTCTTTAACTAtataagttaatttttttttgaacaactaaattttattaacaaacTAGCAAGGTGTATGTAAAAAATCAATTACAAAGGAATGTAAATAACCATATTTGAAGACAGATAAtccaattaactaaaaaaaatcaatCTAAGAGTCTGTAGACATAAAATAGATCCCAATGGTCCCTAAAATCGAACTCAACAACATAAAACAACCTTAATGGACAACATTTTTGTCTTTCATTTTGACAACTTATTCTAAAATCCATCAATCAATGTCTTCCTATCAAAGTTGTAGAACTAGCTACTAGGTACATTTTCGGCCGACTAGCGAACAATTACTCAGGAGTACTTGGATTTGATAATTcaagtagaaatatttttagggaaattatatttgtcaaaatcataagttgattgaaatatataacaaaattagatgcatgtgaatacacaaaaacacTCAATGGTCTCACTTCATAAacaattactgaaaatttaaaatatatatgtagtaataatcacatgtatgtgttaaataataaatcattaaatatattatacatataaatcacaGAGTTGACCGTGTTTTACAACAcatgtttctttctttcttttatatatatatatatatatatatatatatatatatatatatatatatatatatatatatatatatatatatatatatatatatatatatatatatatttgtgcaTTTTTTTTAATATGGACCATTTCAAGAATGACATTTTGTATTATACAATTACTATTATGCTTTTAAATGAAGAAGAAAAATATTTAGTTATTTTAATTGTTAAATTGACTTATTATTATATATGGATTGATTAAAATTAAGATATTTATATCTAATATGTAAAATAGTTAAAATGATATAATGattatgttgttattatatatatatatatatatatatatatatatatatatatatatatatatatataaatttatgatTAATAACTATATTTTTGTTATTATCTAAACAATTTCAATTTATCAACcgtataatatattatatgatatgacaaatttaagattttttttattaatgtaaTTTCTCATTctaaaaagttatggattttcttaAAGCATTTTGACCACATATGGTGGTATTGGCATTTCGAAATTTACTCAAGGATAAGCCATGCCAAATAACAATTTCAGGTTTATGCAAGAAATTGAAAGCCAGAGACTTGAATAAAGTTAGTCTATGTTCGAATATTTAAAGACACCAAAGAGCCTAAAAAGACTCATGTTTATGCAAGAAATTGAAAGCCGGAGATGTGAATCATGTTAGTCTATGTTCGAATATTAAAAGAGACCAAATAGCCTAAAAAGACTAATATGCATATGTAAATATATTACAGGTGTTCATAATCGGATATCAATGAATTTTTATAGAACCAATCCAATCCAATCATCCGTTGCATATTGATTATTGTCAATCGATCCAATTTACTTAACCTTAATCATCAAACTGAAATGATCCGACTAAACATTAGATTGGATCGGTTTCACCCATTAAATATTTAACTCAGTTACCAATATATTCAATTGGGTCTATACAATGGATGTCTAATTTTACATCCAACCAAAGtatcataaatatttataaaatcaaCATCcactttaaaatataaattttaaagatTCAATAAAAACCAAAATATGATAACAATCAACATATTGAAAGTTAAAAAAATGGAATGTTTCAACCAAAATAAAATGAATCCACTTTGATATCTAGTTGGATgataattaaattataatttgATAATAGTTGCATAACATATTAATAGTTggatgagtttaggactagcaaacaccattagaacactaagagtaaggtgttcacggcccaagaagttccagggccgtgaactccaaacaataagGCCAATTGATGCTATAacctcttctaaagccttgtacaatagcctagtttagttcctagttaaattagggacttgaaaacaccacaaacacccatccaagggagattacggtcgtaattggtcccagggccgtaaaatcctaaaaGAAGTTAtatgatgccctaaactcttccatagaccaagccattaagtagaaatgcttcttagggtcttgtagagcatcaaacacaaaatggtcacacaagtatgagcttacggccgtaaactcatgagtttacgaccgtaaactcatttagtagaatcattagggtcgtgaacctcatggtggagttttccttgagccctacacacaatagcttcccctacaaacacttagatgcaatcctagaggctaataacacttgataaaggtgtttagcatgtcctaggggtgtcttgacttgtttattagttgtttatagactaatttgttacatatatgtgatattatatgttaactaggatcatagagtgtgttcaagatttcacttgacacctagcagtcctacttcttcagttcatccgtatcacccacaacacatgagttcataccccttaatcaatgttttaactatttttaaatgttttatggggggagggggatacaagtagaatcatgctagttattatatcaatcacatgtgattaataagcagcattcaaatgattggctattcattagccgttttaccaaacagtttccttcaaatgatattcataaatattttatatgtttaaaactccttattaaactgtacattttactctgtatgtttcatttcaaactcatttacaattgtgtttcaaacaaatgtttctttatacttaatctgttttatcaaacccatgcttccaacccgttttatagattgacatcaagtcgatcttttcttagataataattatgttcaaaggttttacaaaacttattttatgcttttatattatcaattgcatgcctatatatgtatagttatataagaaatgtttaaaagacttaggaaggctatccaccctatttccttttcgcgcttgagatgtggtctggtgggacatcgggtatccgtccgaaggttgtttaaatattagttatatatatcatatgtacatatatagtcataaaggtccttccaattcatccaatgcccttgggtagcaagggtatacatccatgttcatacgtaccagttaaattactagtaagctaccatatgggtagtttaggaagat
The genomic region above belongs to Lactuca sativa cultivar Salinas chromosome 4, Lsat_Salinas_v11, whole genome shotgun sequence and contains:
- the LOC111907033 gene encoding pachytene checkpoint protein 2 homolog, with the protein product MEMTTSTPMEISVQIVTNGDAPHEQTDAVPDSAVDSSPPPAVAEDKILISVEVCLKPSSTARTEDVKLAVERMLENRNLSYIDGPIDIPQDDTFLKDNVQRICICDTEERVTNHGILLFWQVKPLVHVFQLSEEGPCEDLDGDNQLSSFSEWMLPAKDFDGMWESLVYESGLKQRLLKYAASALLFTEKGVDPLLVSWNRIILLHGPPGTGKTSLCKALAQKLSIRFSSRYPHSQLVEVNAHSLFSKWFSESGKLVAKLFQKIQEMVEEDNTLVFVLIDEVESLAAARKAALSGSEPSDSIRVVNALLTQMDKLKSSPNVIILTTSNITAAIDIAFVDRADIKAYVGPPTLQARYEILRSCFQELLRTGILSTSQDDDNELILPNYASLKDKLNSATPQGSEYHLNIWRHLMEAAEACEGLSGRSLRKLPFLAHANGECDDLTKFLQTMISTINRERSEIPD
- the LOC111907053 gene encoding uncharacterized protein LOC111907053; its protein translation is MNCLCLNVRGCGVSHKIDWILRIKNSQKVDFVGIQETWVADPNDIDFTGAWGNSNFEVAFVNPVGRSGGIVSMWDPMIFVRSHIFSSRNYLAIYGNWNGIPGTTTLMNVYGPQSVCDKRKLWEDLLKLKRSINGIWIFFGDFNAVRYDFERFNSRFCRATARDFNKFIVDAGLQEFNLGGKKFTYLCDDGLKLNKLDRYLVCSNFIAHQPLTIVIVLPREHSDHTPLILKPSNQDFGPTPCRFFNSWIHKDGFEHTFTQAYNSFRGFGAPDMYLKAKLKFVKKKIINWRKSESDVESTMLTQIKKKVEHLEMIVESRCLTDAEIKDRIAYKSKIAELENFLSKIYNKSKNKMVGGW